Proteins co-encoded in one Christiangramia fulva genomic window:
- a CDS encoding DNA translocase FtsK: MAKKKAKTKKTRTSSRKFSLKLNRHQKVVFGSFLMLFGLALIIAFVSFLFNWQADQSVLNEFTNREAEAQNWLSKFGAAVSDFFIYKGFGIASFTMAFLIFLSGIYLFLGFSNNNLKKFWFWGTLVMIWFSVFFGFFAGSYAILGGRIGYEMNDFLQDYLGFFGTILLMLFLFIAYLTIRLKMTPEMVIEFFRSGKKELKDGFKDAEIPVSETEEEIDWKEKAAIKEEKPEKTIDLSEKNKPEPSEEPTIKEPEEDVSMEVEAAAEEEEEDNLSKKLVKDFGEFDPTLELKNYKFPTIDLLKDYGGGITINQEELEDNKNRIVDTLKNYKIDIAQIKATVGPTVTLYEIVPEAGIRISKIKNLEDDIALSLSALGIRIIAPIPGRGTIGIEVPNKNPSIVSMRSVISSPKFQNAEMELPMALGKTISNETFVVDLAKMPHLLMAGATGQGKSVGLNAILASLLYCKHPAEVKFVLVDPKKVELTLFNKIERHYLAKLPDTEEAIITDNTKVINTLNSLCIEMDNRYELLKDAMCRNIKEYNTKFKARKLNPNDGHKFLPYIVLVVDEFADLIMTAGKEVETPIARLAQLARAIGIHLIIATQRPSVNVITGIIKANFPARIAFRVTSKIDSRTILDNQGADQLIGRGDMLFTQGNELRRLQCAFVDTPEVDKITEFIGSQKAYPDAHQLPAYESEESGTGVDIDVSERDKLFREAAEVIVTAQQGSASLLQRKLKLGYNRAGRIIDQLEAAGIVGPFEGSKARQVLVSDLAALDQLLNEEPNN; encoded by the coding sequence ATGGCCAAAAAGAAAGCTAAAACCAAAAAAACCCGTACTTCATCCCGTAAATTTTCGTTGAAACTTAACCGGCATCAAAAAGTGGTTTTTGGAAGTTTCCTGATGCTTTTTGGCCTGGCCCTCATCATCGCCTTCGTATCGTTTCTTTTTAACTGGCAGGCAGACCAGAGTGTGCTGAATGAATTTACCAACCGTGAAGCAGAGGCTCAAAACTGGCTGAGCAAATTTGGTGCAGCGGTAAGCGACTTTTTTATCTATAAAGGTTTCGGAATAGCTTCTTTCACAATGGCTTTCCTGATATTTCTAAGTGGGATCTATCTATTCCTGGGTTTTAGCAATAACAATCTTAAGAAATTCTGGTTCTGGGGGACACTTGTGATGATATGGTTCTCGGTTTTCTTCGGATTTTTTGCCGGTTCTTACGCCATTCTTGGCGGCCGCATTGGTTATGAAATGAATGATTTTCTTCAGGATTATCTCGGCTTCTTTGGAACAATTCTGCTGATGCTCTTCCTTTTTATAGCTTATCTCACTATTAGGCTGAAGATGACTCCGGAAATGGTCATAGAATTTTTCCGTTCTGGCAAAAAAGAATTGAAAGACGGATTTAAAGATGCTGAAATTCCAGTAAGTGAAACCGAAGAGGAAATAGACTGGAAGGAAAAAGCCGCTATCAAGGAAGAAAAACCTGAAAAAACCATTGATCTTTCCGAAAAAAACAAGCCTGAACCTTCAGAAGAACCCACTATCAAAGAACCTGAAGAAGACGTTTCTATGGAGGTTGAAGCTGCCGCTGAAGAAGAGGAAGAAGATAATTTAAGCAAAAAACTGGTGAAAGATTTTGGGGAATTTGACCCCACTCTGGAACTGAAGAATTATAAATTTCCAACCATCGATCTTTTAAAAGATTATGGCGGCGGGATAACCATCAACCAGGAGGAACTCGAGGACAATAAAAACCGTATTGTTGATACCCTCAAGAATTACAAGATCGATATCGCGCAGATCAAAGCTACTGTTGGCCCCACGGTTACCCTTTACGAGATAGTTCCCGAAGCGGGAATACGTATCTCGAAGATCAAAAACCTTGAAGACGATATCGCCTTATCACTCTCTGCGCTGGGAATCCGGATTATCGCGCCCATCCCCGGCCGCGGAACTATCGGTATAGAGGTGCCTAATAAAAATCCGAGTATCGTTTCCATGCGTTCGGTGATCTCTTCACCAAAATTTCAAAATGCCGAGATGGAATTGCCCATGGCGCTGGGAAAAACCATCTCTAATGAAACTTTTGTGGTCGACCTGGCAAAAATGCCTCACCTGCTAATGGCCGGGGCGACGGGTCAGGGGAAATCGGTTGGATTGAACGCCATTCTGGCCTCCCTGCTTTATTGCAAACATCCCGCTGAAGTGAAGTTTGTACTGGTCGATCCAAAAAAGGTGGAACTCACGCTTTTCAACAAAATAGAACGACATTACCTGGCGAAACTTCCAGATACCGAAGAGGCCATTATTACCGATAATACCAAGGTGATCAATACGCTGAATTCATTATGTATCGAAATGGACAACCGCTACGAACTGCTGAAGGATGCCATGTGCCGGAATATTAAAGAATACAACACAAAATTCAAGGCCAGGAAACTAAATCCGAACGACGGCCACAAATTTTTGCCCTATATCGTTTTGGTGGTTGATGAGTTTGCCGACCTGATCATGACCGCCGGGAAAGAGGTTGAAACTCCCATCGCCCGACTCGCACAGCTCGCCAGGGCAATAGGAATTCATTTGATCATCGCCACACAAAGGCCTTCCGTAAATGTTATTACCGGTATTATCAAGGCCAACTTCCCCGCACGAATTGCTTTCCGCGTAACTTCAAAGATCGACTCGCGCACCATTCTGGATAACCAGGGAGCCGATCAGCTAATTGGCCGGGGTGATATGCTCTTCACCCAGGGGAACGAACTTAGAAGGCTTCAGTGTGCCTTTGTAGATACTCCCGAAGTTGACAAGATCACAGAATTTATTGGTTCACAAAAAGCCTATCCCGATGCGCATCAGCTTCCGGCCTACGAAAGTGAGGAAAGTGGCACAGGAGTTGATATAGATGTGAGCGAGCGGGACAAACTGTTCCGCGAAGCCGCAGAAGTGATCGTCACCGCCCAGCAGGGCTCTGCATCATTACTTCAAAGAAAGCTGAAATTA